From a region of the Triticum aestivum cultivar Chinese Spring chromosome 7D, IWGSC CS RefSeq v2.1, whole genome shotgun sequence genome:
- the LOC123164713 gene encoding glycosyltransferase BC10 has translation MTVMPPARHRPAAKRPMWIIVLLCLVCVVLIGAYVYPPRHYSQCYLSASSVCTPFKDWLPSIGRREKTDDEIISAAVIRDILGMPMSTSKNPKIAFMFLTPGSLPFEKLWEKFLQGHEGRYSIYVHASRQKPVHTSSLFVGRDIHSDAVVWGKISMIDAEKRLLANALEDADNQFFVLLSDSCVPLHSFDYVFNYLMGTNISFIDCFQDPGPHGNGRYSLEMLPEIEERDFRKGAQWFAITRRHALLILADNLYYKKFKLYCKPADGRNCIADEHYLPTLFNMVDPGGIANWSVTHVDWSEGKWHPKSYAVADVSYDLLKNITAVDETIHVTSDDRKLVTQKPCLWNGSKSPCYLFARKFYPETLDSLLKIFTSYTSV, from the exons ATGACTGTCATGCCGCCTGCGCGCCATCGGCCCGCGGCCAAGAGGCCCATGTGGATAATCGTGCTCCTGTGCCTCGTCTGCGTCGTGCTGATCGGGGCGTACGTGTACCCGCCGCGGCACTACTCGCAGTGCTACCTCTCTGCTTCTAGCGTCTGTACGCCGTTCAAGGATTGGCTCCCGTCCATCGGCCGCCGGGAGAAAACCGATGACGAGATCATCTCAGCCGCTGTTATCAGGGATATTCTTGGAATGCCCATGTCCACGTCGAAGAATCCAAAGATTGCCTTTATGTTCTTGACACCTGGCTCATTGCCCTTCGAGAAATTGTGGGAGAAGTTTCTGCAG GGTCACGAGGGAAGATACTCCATCTATGTGCACGCGTCGCGTCAGAAGCCTGTGCATACTAGTTCTCTCTTTGTTGGCCGAGATATTCATAGTGATGCG GTTGTATGGGGAAAGATTTCAATGATAGATGCAGAGAAGAGGCTATTAGCAAATGCGCTGGAAGACGCGGATAATCAATTTTTTGTCTTGCTTTCTGATAG CTGTGTTCCACTTCATTCATTTGACTACGTCTTCAATTACCTGATGGGAACAAATATTAGTTTCATTGATTG TTTCCAAGATCCTGGTCCACATGGAAATGGAAGGTATTCTCTTGAGATGCTTCCTGAAATAGAGGAGAGAGACTTCAGAAAGGGTGCCCAG TGGTTCGCAATCACGCGAAGACATGCTTTATTGATTCTGGCGGACAACCTTTACTACAAGAAGTTCAAGCTATATTGCAAG CCAGCAGATGGGCGCAACTGTATTGCTGACGAGCATTACTTGCCAACCCTATTCAAT ATGGTAGATCCAGGTGGAATAGCTAATTGGTCAGTTACACATGTGGATTGGTCTGAGGGGAAATGGCATCCAAAGTCATACGCAGTTGCTGATGTCAGCTATGATCTACTAAAGAATATAACA GCCGTTGATGAGACCATCCATGTAACAAGTGATGACAGG AAACTTGTGACACAGAAGCCATGTTTGTGGAACGGATCAAAGAGTCCATGCTATCTTTTTGCTAGGAAATTTTACCCCGAAACTCTCGACAGCTTACTGAAGATATTCACCAGCTACACGTCTGTTTGA
- the LOC123164714 gene encoding cryptochrome DASH, chloroplastic/mitochondrial (The sequence of the model RefSeq protein was modified relative to this genomic sequence to represent the inferred CDS: added 59 bases not found in genome assembly), whose translation MLHHHLLSSSASSFPPAAAQSLLLLPRQPAARLRALLAMAEAASTSTSSSTSIPFRPPRAVLAAAVPSLGPDETAAAAYEAFRRHTSTGLRRGGGGVAVVWFRSDLRVLDNEALARAWAASGAVLPVYCVDPRALAGATHRFGFPKTGALRAQFLIECLGDLKQNLQKRGLDLLVRHGKPEDILPAIAKAVSAHTVYAHKETCSEELLVERLVRRGLEQVAVPRGQGGASGRSNKPLSPKLQLVWGATMYHVDDLPFPVSNLPDVYTQFRKAVESKSSVRSCGKLPPSLGPAPGSGLDEIGGWGSIPTLESLGLSVTKSEKGMRFVGGESAALGRVHEYFWKNDQLKVYKETRNGMLGPDYSTKFSPWLASGSLSPRYVCEEIRRYEKQRVANDSTYWVLFELIWRDYFRFLSAKYGNSIFHLGGPRKVVSKWSQDQALFESWKDGRTGYPLIDANMKELLATGFMSNRGRQIVCSFLVRDMGIDWRMGAEWFETCLLDYDPASNYGNWTYGAGVGNDPREDRYFSIPKQAKTYDPDGEYVAYWLPELRSLAKERRNFPGASYIKQVVPLKFDGGHQRKDQQFNRQTRPKNIYRRQK comes from the exons atgctccaccaccacctcctctcctcctccgcctcctccttccctccggccgccgcgcaatccctcctcctcctcccgagaCAGCCGGCCGCCAGGCTCCGCGCCCTCCTCGCCATGGCCGAAGCCGCCTCGACCTCTACCTCGAGCTCGACCTCGATCCCGTTCCGCCCCCCGCGCGCCGTGCTGGCGGCGGCGGTGCCTTCTCTGGGACCCGATGAGACCGCCGCGGCGGCCTACGAGGCATTCCGTAGGCACACCTCGACGGGCCTTCGGAGGGGAGGTGGCGGCGTGGCCGTCGTGTGGTTCAGGAGCGACCTCCGGGTGCTGGACAACGAGGCGCTGGCGCGCGCGTGGGCGGCCTCCGGCGCCGTCCTCCCCGTCTACTGCGTCGACCCCCGCGCCCTCGCCGGCGCCACCCACCGCTTCGGCTTCCCCAAGACCGGAG CATTGAGGGCGCAGTTCCTGATAGAGTGCCTGGGAGACCTGAAGCAGAATCTCCAGAAACGCGGGCTCGACCTGCTCGTCCGGCACGGCAAGCCCGAAGACATCCTCCCTGCGATCGCCAAGGCCGTCAGCGCACACACA GTCTATGCCCACAAGGAGACCTGCAGCGAGGAGCTCCTCGTAGAGCGCCTCGTGCGCAGAGGCTTGGAGCAGGTGGCCGTCCCTCGAGGACAAGGAGGAGCTTCTGGCCGGAGTAATAAGCCTCTCAGCCCGAAGCTTCAGCTCGTCTGGGGAGCGACGATGTACCATGTCGACGATCTCCCGTTCCCGGTGAGCAACCTGCCGGACGTGTACACGCAGTTCAGAAAG GCGGTCGAGTCGAAGTCCTCGGTCCGGAGCTGCGGCAAGCTGCCGCCTTCGCTCGGGCCGGCCCCGGGTTCCGGCCTCGATGAGATCGGAGGGTGGGGGTCGATACCGACTCTGGAGTCACTGGGTCTAAGTGTGACAAAG TCAGAGAAGGGAATGCGTTTCGTTGGAGGAGAGAGCGCTGCTCTCGGGAGAGTTCATGAGTACTTCTGGAAGAATGATCAGCTGAAAGTCTACAAAGAGACCCGGAACGGCATGCTTggcccggactactccaccaagtTCTCCCCTTGGCTTGCTTCCGGCAGTCTTTCGCCGCGCTAT GGTTTTATTTGAGCTGATATGGAGGGACTACTTCAGATTCCTTTCAGCAAAATATGGGAACTCCATTTTCCACTTAG GGGGTCCGAGAAAAGTTGTGTCCAAGTGGAGCCAAGATCAGGCGTTGTTCGAATCTTGGAAAGATGGTCGGACCGG GTACCCTCTTATCGATGCCAACATGAAGGAGCTCTTGGCTACTGGTTTCATGTCCAACCGTGGCCGGCAG ATTGTCTGCTCTTTTTTGGTCCGGGACATGGGTATCGATTGGCGAATGGGAGCTGAATGGTTTGAAACATGCCTTCTGGATTATGACCCCGCTTCGAATTATGGCAATTGGACATATGGAGCAG GAGTTGGCAATGATCCACGAGAAGATCGATACTTCAGCATCCCCAAGCAA GCCAAGACATATGATCCTGATGGCGAATATGTCGCGTACTGGTTACCAGAGCTTCGATCACTCGCAAAGGAAAGGAGGAACTTCCCAGGGGCCTCATACATCAAGCAGGTCGTCCCACTGAAATTTGATGGTGGGCATCAAAGAAAAGATCAGCAATTCAACAGGCAGACAAGGCCAAAGAATATTTACAGAAGGCAAAAGTAA